Genomic window (Salvelinus alpinus chromosome 26, SLU_Salpinus.1, whole genome shotgun sequence):
CTGCTATTTCCTCTGCTTTCAAAAAGTACGTCCCCCTTTTTACATTCTGTTTCTTTCATcgtgttttttatttttcttcccaGTATGTGATTGTAATGATTTATTTTAAGCTTGTTCAGTCTGCACAGCTACAATAGATTTAAAAGAATGGATGCCATTGCCTCTCTTCTCAATTTAAATGCATATAACACAATTGAAAAAGTCACTGCTGTTGTCCTctgcattttttaaatttattataccgttattttaccaggtaagttgacagagaacacattctaatttacagcaacgacctggggaatagttacaggggagagaaggggggatgaatgagccaattggatggtgatggtatgagggtcagattgggactttagccaggacaccggggatAACACCtctacaataagtgccatgggatctttagtgaccacagagagtcaggacacccgtttacctgcaccctacactgggcaatgtccccaatcactgccctggggcattggaatattttttggggggaccagaggaaagagtgcctcctactggccctccagcaCCCCTTCCAGCAGCATGATATCCCTCTAATTTAAGAGGTGATGTTTAAGTAAGTATCATTATTACAATATGAGTCCTGGTCATTCTATTCTAAGTGTTCAATGTCATTCTCTGCTATTGTCAGTCTTCTATGGTTGTGTAGTCTTGTTTCTTCTGTTTCATTAGATCATCCAACATTCTACCACGTGATGAAATGTCTTTCATTTTAATATCAGCGCCCTGTTAGAAAATCAGGATTCTGTAACGATAATAGATTTGAATCAAAATTCTCCATTTGTATAACACAATGTAAAGGTCCATATGCTTCTCTGATTTCCCAGGTTCTTGGCAGAAAacaagaacaaaaagcagcaGGCGGCGGAGTGGGAGAATGGCCAAGacggagacagcagagagaaagggaacagCAAGATTGGAGGAGGCCTCTTCAACATAACAGCAGCCTCCTTCAGCTCAAAGGCCGATAAGTCCCTGCCCTTCCTGGAAAGAGCCGAAGAAGCCTTCCTCAAGTCTCAGGCTgctgaaagagaggaggaggaggaggaggtggtcaaGCCCAAAGGAGCCACCCTGACGACACGGGATGTGTTTGGGAAGTGGGAAGACGAGCCCCATTACTACCCCCCGGGGAAGGacgaggagagacggagagatacgGCCGAAGACGTGGATGAAGACCTGGAGCACATGGAGGAGGAGCTCTACCGCAGCCGCAAGCAGGCCTCCAAGAAAGAAGAGAAGTCcaagaggaaggagaagaagaaggagaaagagaaggagaagagcagCAGGAGGAGTCCATCTCCCGTCAGCGCAGCAGTGCCCCCTAGAGGTTCAGGCAGCGGGGAGGACAGGCCCTTGGCCCTGTTCCCCATCAATAGGTCGGAGTCACACCTAGCCCGGCCCTCTGGGAAGAGGGAGGGCTTGGAGCACAGTATCAACACATTTGATGAAATGCCCAGGTAAGCAGCATCACCAATGGTGTCCATCAACAGACTGTTTGGATGGTTAATAGTTTCCGAAACTGGCCTAGTTCTCAACTCTGCATTTTGTCACGGTCTTGAACACAACAGTTTTGTTTCAACTTGTCTTCCTCTTCTCAGCTCCTCTGGAAGTCTGACTAAGGAGCGTGGTATGTCCAGGGATCTGGTACATCCCAGTAAGAAAGATTCCGGACAGTTCCGCTCCATTTTCCAACACATACAGGCTGCTCAACTCCAACGCAGCCCCTCCGAGCTGTTTGCGCAGCATATTGTCACCATTGTGCATTACATCAAAGGTAAGGGCTGCTTACGTAGACCGTATTAGCTgtcacgagtcatgacggcaGTCAGATACAGTCTGATACTGCTGATGGTCAATAGTAGCCTACCAAATTTGCTAACTGTCTGGTACtcggcactctattgtccctctaatccctctgacatcaatgcaaatgtaatcaaacacttcatgagctcatgttgtgcaacatttctataggccaTGCAATTGCttaagaaaacagagtgatggcctctattaaaaagaagagtattccatcagctttctatagactacgcctactatatttatatctcaactttcctaatattaagcacattgcttatatttacaacaggagtatagcctacccgGCTGGCTTGAAAATGAACCAGGGAAAAGCACCCTCCATTTGCTCCATTTGCTATGCATAGTGGtcaaaaaaagtaaaaataaagaaaaaccctggaatgagtaggtgtctcaacttttgactggtactgtattttaattaacggtcaattaccgtgagaccagcagtTATTTACTTGACagtcaccggctgacaaaatgttatgaccgccacagccctacccACAACAACACTTAAACAGTAACCACTGGCTGAATGAAGTCAGTGAGAGCAGATCTATGGGTTGATTATTAAACAGGGTCTGTATTCCAAATGGCACATtattcccttttatagtgcactataatagggcatagtgttccatttgggattGACACCGATTATTTATTGGTTACCGTGGCGTCAGTATCTGAAGGTACAGACACAACAAGGACCACTGCGGGGCTTGGATTTGGAATGTTCGTTAGTTCCATGGACTGTTGACTCACTAGTCCTTTTGTAGGATTTGACGTAATTCCGGCATTGTGAGAACatttcaagtaaaaaaaaaaggatGAGCTGACGCACCTCAATGTTTgaagaggtgctgactaacggagggTAAACGCTGTGCTCCCAACAGTTTAATGGATACGCCTGACCAATGTTTCGGCACACAGTGCCTTAGTGTGCGACATTCTTTAAGTCATTTGAATTTAAACAATTGTCTGAGTTGGAGACGTCCACGGACTAAGAAAGGTTGTCTGCCTTCAGATtggtattcaaaccccttgatttattccacgttgttacagcttgaattcaaaattgattaaatatatttttaaatctcaCTCATCTATACACTataaccccataatggcaaagagaagacatgtttttagaaatgttagcaaattgattgaaaattaaatacagaaatgtctaatttacataagtattcacacccttgagtcaatactttgtagaagcaccttttagctgcgattacagctttgagtatgtctgtatcagcGTTGTTCATCTatatttggggattttcttccttgcagattttctcatgCTCTGTTAAGGTAGCTGGGGCGAGGCGGTGAACAACAATCATTAAGTATTtccaatgggattcaagtctgggctttggccgGGCCACTCGGACTTtcatattcttgttctgaagccattccagcgttgctttggctgtatgcttgaggTCCATGTGTTGACGGAACGTACATCTTCGCTCCCCAATCTAAtgtcgtttgcactctgaagcaggttctcatcaaggatttgtctgtatttggctccattcattgttccctctatccttagcAGTCTCCCAGTCCATAGCCCTCTGAAAAGCAtctccatagcatgatgctgccaccaccgtgcttcatgtTAGGAatggtgttagatgggtgatgagctgtgcctggttttctcaaGGCATAGTGCTttgctttcaggccaaagagtaaaattgtctcatcagaccacagaatcttttgccttatgctctTGAGTCTTTCATGTGGCTTTTTGCAAACTGCCAGGTGTGCTGTCACGTGccttttttctcaggagtggcttccgtctggctactcgcCCATAAATCCCAGATTGTTGAAGTGCTGGaaagactgttgtccttctggcagctTCTCCCatctcacctccctgaccaaggtccttctttcCCAGTTGCTCAATTAGGTCGGACGGCCAGCTcaaggcagagtctgggtagttccatattgtTTCAGTTtccccaatgatggagaccactgtgctcttggaaacgttCACTCTAGGCATTGTTTTATAGACTACATTGTTTTATAGTCTACATTGTTTTATAGTCTACATTGTTTTATAGTCTACATTGTTTTATAGTCTACATTGTTTTATAGTCTACATTGTTTTATAGTCTACATTGTTTTATAGTCTACATTGTTTTATAGTCTACATTGTTTTATAGTCTACATTGTTTTATAGTCtatggacagttccttggacttcatggtatagtttcggctccgacattcactgtcaactgtgggactagatagatatatacatatagacagatgtttctttctaaatcacgTCCAAACAATTAAAatggccacaggtggacttcaatcaagttgtagcgacgtctcaaggatgatcaacaacaaaaaaatgcatgCACCTGAGTGTCATCGCAAAGTTggtgtgaatacgtatgtaaattagATGCATGTATTTGATTTTCAATCAATTTGCGAaaatgtcaacatattttcactttgtcattatggggtgttgtgtctAGATCAGTTTagaattcaggctgcaacacaacgaaatgtggaataactcaaggagtatgaatactttctgaaggcactgtatgtaaataTTGTCTGCGTTAGTGGTGTCCAAAATATAAACATTGTATCTGTCCTCCAGCACAACACTTCCCCTCTTCAGGCATGACTTTAAGTGAGCGATTTGCCATGTACCAAAGAAAAGCAGCTGAGATGGAATTGATTAAACAAAGGAAGAGTCCAGAAATCCACAGGTAAGTCATTCTCATCCAACATTGTAGAAAATACtgataactgccaaaataaaggaaacccttgagtaaatgagggatacaaagtatattgaaagcaggtgcttccacacagctctggttcctgagttaattaaccaattaacatcccatcacgcttagggtcatgtataaaaatggcTATGCCTTCATAGGGTGACAATGCACGCATCcgcagggcacgagtggtcacctGAATGTTTTGAAAACGATTTGAACAATATGACATGGTCGTCTCAGTTACCAGATTTCAACCCAATTAAACACTTAGGGGACATTCTGGATTGGCGCCTGAGACATCGTTTTccaacaccatcaacaaaacaccaaatgatgaaATTTCTCGtaagaatggtgtctcatccctccaatagtgttccagacacttgtagaatctatgccaaggtgcattgaagctgttctggcttgtAGTGGCCAACGCCCTACTaacacactttatgttggtgtttcctttattttggcagttacccgcCTTTTGACTGACATGAGATTTATGTAACACAAATCAAACATACCATGTGGCTATGGATTATAAAGTTGTGTGTCGAAGTTACTCCAAATATTTTTATGAGAAATATTGGAACATTCTTTGAGACCATTGTGTGATCAGTACACACATTAGTGTAGCTGTATCcaactgtttgttttgttttgtgtccCCCTCCAGGAGAATCGATGTCTCCCCCagtgcttttaccagacactctcaCCTGCTTGAGGAGCTGGAGGATTGCAGCTACAAGGTGAACGGCCTCTTTTGGCATTTGAAGTAAAACAGGGAATTGAGACGGTCCAGACAAAGCAGCAGTGTTCAGCTTGTGCTTTTCTTTTAAAGGAGATGCTTATGTCTAAATCAAAAGAGCCCAATTGTGTATTGTAATGCCAAGCGAGCCCGCGAGCCTAAGAGATCATATGGTTATTGAGCTGTTATGTACGTACGTACGTACCCACCCAAGCAAAGGCTAACAGGAAGTGACTTAAGATGCTGTGTCCAAGCCTCTCAAGGGACCCTAAGCAATGCCGTTGTAAGTATTTTTCTCGAAACAAGCTAAATGTATTCAAGTTCAGTGCAAATgattttgttttttgaaaatcTATCTTAAGAGCTGCTGTTTTACTATGAGGTGTGTAGATGTCTGTCTGTAAATGTGTGTCTGTTACTTGGCCAAGTTACTCAGTTTAGTAGAAGCCGTAGAAGATTAACTTAGTCTACATTAACACAcattatatttgatttgtttacttGAGTAGATACAAAATACTTTGATATAAAACATTCAAGTTATTTGAAAGAAAAGCTGTTAACATCAAGTTGGCCTTATATCTCAGAAGGGCTGCATTTTGTGTCATCACCATCAGATGGGTCCAATACTGGAACTGTTTAACAAGTTCTGTAACAAGTTCTGTATTAACTTTTGTATGTGAAAAGACATCATTTCTTCATTATATTTTGTCCATTGATGAAGTTAAGTGGTAGGATGGTAAATTAGAAGTTGTGTTGTCCGAAGCGAAAGCGATCACTAACATAGACAACACTTCTATATCTACACAGGATCGGGGTAGAACAGCAAAAACTGACCCAATGGACCTGCGTCTGGATATAGAGCGCCGTAAAAGGTTTTCTGGGAAGGAGCCTGGGCAACGGGACAGGGGCAAGGGCTCCCAAGGACCTAGCCAAGAGAGGTCCTCAGAGAAATCTTCCAAACGCCACAAGAAATCAAAGTAGGCTTAGTATATCTTAATGTAAAATCACCTCCCTATAGTCTCTTCCCGTTGTCTTACGTCAGACAGCCCAATGAGCCGGTAGTGTTAGAATGAAGCCATCTGCCTGAAGACAATGTTTCATCCTTAAATTGTATCTTTGATTAAAATGTAGTGATACAAGCTACATGTGACACATTTTCACCCTTCATGATTTCCTGTTTTGCACTCCCAGCTTTAGAGGCATCAAAATGGAGACTATTTGAGATTTGCTCTTTTACCTCTCACACTCAGAAAAAACAAGAAGAATCGTGATCGCTctccgtcctcctcctcttcctcctcctctccctctcccttcagaGGAGGGTTCAGAGGTAAAGACCACATGATGGGGGAGGAGATGGAGCATATGGACCAGGGCTACAGTAAGCCTCGCTTCGGGTCACGCGACTATGAGGGCCCCATGGATAGGGGTCCGCCCCGGGACTATAAGGGCCCCATGGATAGGGGTCCGCCCCGGGATTATGAGGGCCCCATGGATAGGGGTCCCCCTCGGGATTTTGAGGGCCCCATGGATAGGGGCCGAGGACGTGGAAGTGGTGGAGGATTTGTAAGTTCTGCTCTGGGtgttgtagtctactgtacacctAGCCTAACTGTATAGACTGGACTGAACAATTGGAATGATGTGATTGATTGTCTTGTAATATACATCAGTGACATGAAAAACACAACACTCCCACTATAGGCCTGATTCCTCTTTTCTCCACAGCCAACTGAGAGCCCCTagtgttatctctctctttccctccctctctcccctactctttctccctctctcccctcactttctctcccctactctttctccctctctcctcattttCTCTCCCCTACTCTTTCCCCCTATAGCTGTCCTTTTCGCTCTCCCACAACAAAACTCACCCAAGATCAGTATCTTGGGCTGTAGAGTGAAGTTGCCCGTTATCTGACCAAGTTTGTTGTTGTGGTTTCAGCTTCCCAGactcagaggaggaggaaggggctgGAATAGGGGCAATTACCAAGGTAACACAAGCAGCAATGGCAACCCCCCTCCTAATATGAACACCGCCCCCCCAGAGCGCCCTCCAGATGAGGACTGGGACCCAGAGTACACCCCCAAGAGCAGGAAATACTACTTTGTGAGTTTCACCACTTCCCTGTTTTAGCACATATTATTACTTTGtcttaaatggcacccttttccctttttatagtacactacatgtGATGATCTTGATTTGAATATGGAAACCTGGTCTTAATTGTGTTTCAGTATTGTGATAGTTGATCATCTTAGCTCTTAGGGACATTAATAGAACATGAATACGTTAAAACGTGTTCCTCTACTGATGCTGTTGCAGTGGTTCTTTTCACTGACCACTCTGGCCATCCACCTTACAGCATGATGACCGTGAGGATGAGAAGACATGGCTGGAGAGCTGTGGCCGAGGGGTCTTTCCCCACAGCAGGGGTCGCTTCATCTACCGCAAGGGGGGCAGAAGCCCAAACAAGTGGACTCATGACATGTTccagactggggaggaggggggcgGGAACAAGGAGGAGGAGCACCACACAGAGATGGACCAGAAAGACGACAACCAGGCCGCCGTAGACCCCTCAGCTTCCTCCAAACTGTAGTAGAGGACTAGGCCCTGTAACCTCTCttgctcctcctccatcctcttgctcctcctccatcctcttgCTCCTGCTCCTCCATCCTCTTGCTCCTCCCcttgctcctcctcctcacacatCCTCTACCACCAGAGCTTTCTGTCCATTTGTGAGAGGTCATCTGATCCTCTGAGATCATCTCTGTGTAGGCTATAGGAGCCTGAACCCTGGTAACGTGCCTGGCCCTGCACACAGTCATATCAGAATATACATGATACACTGGTCTTTGTATTGTTGAGCCAGTGCCACTTTCAGTAAGTTGTGAAAGAGATGTTGAATTGAACTTGAATCAAGAGCAATACTTTTTTTTCAAGAGCAATACTTTTACTTGTTTGTTTCTGAGTGTTTAATTACTACCAGTAATTTGTCTTTGTTTCTGAGTGTTTAATTACTACCAGTAATTTGTCTTTGTTTCTGAGTGTTTAATTACTACCAGTAATTTGTCTTTGTTTCTGAGTGTTTAATTACTACCAGTAATTTGTCTTTGTTTCTGAGTGTTTAATTACTACCAGTAATTTGTCTTTGTTTCTGAGTGTTTAATTACTACCAGTAATTTGTCTTTGTTTCTGAGTGTTTTTGATTAACTACCAGTAACGTGTCTTTGTTTATCTGGCTGTATTTGCTTATTTGTTTTGCGAACAGCTGACTGGTTTTCAGTTGTTTTCTGGGTCTGCAAGCTACATTGATGCAGCTACATTGATGTAAAACTTCAAGGACAAAGTATTTTCCCTCTTAAGACATTGAAATGACATGCATTTGTGCCTTAAAGTTTATATTCAAACATGGTGATATATGTGCATCGCTTTAATTTTCTGCTAATTTTCTGCTGTACTAGCTAACGCAAGCCTTTAGCTAAACAGTTGTTTTGGACAATGATATGTTTCTGAGGGTATTTGCATAACCATTTGGACTCGAACCTCCCCACCCCATTGGACCAACCCTACTCTGGGTACTGAACCTCCCCACCCCATTGGACCAACCTACTGTGGGTACTGAACCTCCCCACCCCATTGGACCAACCCTACTGTGGGTACTGAACCTCCCCACCCCATTGGACCAACCCTACTGTGGGTACTGAACCTCCCCACCCCATTGGACCAACCCTACTGTGGGTACTGAACCTCCCCACCCCATTGGACCAACCCTACTGTGGGTACTGAACCTCCCCACCCCATTGGACCAACCCTACTGTGGATACTGAACCTCCCCACCCCATTGGACCAACCTACTGTGGATACTGAGAGAACTCCCCATTAGAGTTTCTCACATACAACAGTATGTCTTGCCCCATTTAAGAATTCTTAATCATATCCTAAGCATTCTCATTAGCTCCAATACTTCTGCTCTCCTTCTTTTTGGGGGGTTGAGGTTTTTGTATGTggtgccccccctccccccccctgtTGATACTGGATGTTTTTCTGTTTTTAAAGCATCACAAGGATTTTCACTGTAAAATGAAAGGACTGTGACAAAAAATTGTTTGTTTCAGAGTAAATTAACTATTTAGGAGGAAAAATAAAGTAAATTATTGTTTTTGATGCCTTTATCTTTAAGTTAGTTTAAACGTTTAAATAGAATACTGTATGTTTTaataacatttttgaaaatggaTCGGTTTATGGGCTTGAGTCAGAGTCCTTCAGTAATGTTCTTTATCAAAGGGTAAACCTGGACTGTTGAGGTTTATGGCGTAAGATAACTGAAGTAGAGAACATTTCCCTGTATGTGGCAAATACTGTCAAAGTATAAttgttggtggagtttaaactgGTGAGTAGGGTTTAGTGAGGTACTGGGCCGCTTTGTTTGCTCTATCcagactgtcctgtactgtaggaCTGTGATTTACATTTTTGGTTTTTATGCTACATTTGAAACCGAAGCTAATATTTTCTGTTACTTCAGAGCTTTGAACTACTCTTATATGTTCAATAAATATGTTCTCCAGTTCGCTTGAATTGTTGTCAATTATTACTTTTTCCTTCAGTACTTTTGTTAGTTTTCCACATTCTTAAGCTAGACCTGTGATATCAAACCCCTGATGAAAAGTCATTAGATCTAGTATTAAAGTTTGGGATTTGGTAAATTAAGCCCTTtatcagatgaacttgtggataccatttttatatgTGCGTCCAGTGTGAAGGAAGTTGGAGGTAGTTTCACAAGCTAATGCTAACAGTGTTCTCTGTTCCAACACACTGTCAGTACTTATTGTAAAATTACCTATTTGAAATTTGTGACAGGCACACAAAATGATTGTCTATTACACGATTTTCACACTGCATTTTGTGGGGTTTATGCAATTTTCACACTGCAATTTGTGGGGTTTATGCAGTTTTCACACTGTATTTTGTGGGTTTTACACAATTTTCACCACTTGTTTTTGTGGGTATTACACAATTTTCTTAACAGAGTATATATTAAattaattccaatttgttgtggctaacgttagctaggggaTAAGGTTAGGTAACATGCTAACTAAGTAGTTaacgggttaggggaagggttagctaaaatgctaagtagttgcaaagtagttaaaaagtAGTTACAAAGTTGTTAAAATTATGAAGTTATCCGTGTTGAGATTCGaccacacaacctttgggttgctagacttgCTTTCTACACCCATCTATCCATCCTCCCGACCACCCCCCCTCCTAAATATCATACTGTTTTTATCTGTGATTGAACTACACGGTATACAAAATCGTGTACTGTAcatgaaaaaaaaaatccaataAGCATTTTGTTTATTTCACAATAATCTGTTATACTAACTTACATAGACTTCCAGTTATTGCACTAACACTGGTTAGCAACTTCAAACTgtatgcagagacataaaaatggtatcgaCAAGTTCATCTGGGGAAGGAAATAAAGGCGAAAGTGGGATATTAAAGGGCTTCATTCCCAAAATGCTGAACTAACCCTTTAAGTTGTACACATTCAAAGCTGTAGTATCCCAAGTTCTTTGGACTCAACAGGATATTTTGCATAGTTTCTAACCTGTTTTAGACATTATGTAGGCCAAAGAAAAGTCTGCTTAGGACAATGTGATAAGGACTAGGAATTTAGCAGTGGACTGAAATAGTCTTTACCGGGCCAATTTCAAATAAAGCATTTGGCAATGATCACATGCTCAATATGCAACTTTGTGCAGACTGAAGTTACACAACCTCTCAAATCAAGTTACACAACCTCTCAAGTCAAGTTACATAACCTCTCGAATCAGGTTACACAACCTCTCAAGTCAAGTTACATAGCCTCAAGTCAAATTACATAACCTCTCAAGTCAAGTTACATAACCTCTCAAGTCAAGTTACATAACCTCTCAAGTCAAGTTACATAACCTCTCAAGTCAAGTTACATAACCTCTCAAGTCAAGTTACATAACCTCTCAAGTCAAGTTACATAACCTCTCAAGTCAAGTTACATAATCTCTCAAATCAGGTTACACAACCTCTCAAGTCAAATTACATAACCTCTCAAGTCAAGTTACATAACCTCTCAAGTCAAGTTACATAACCTCTCAAGTCAAGTTACATAACCTCTCAAGTCAAGTTACATAACCTCTCAAATCAGGTTACACAACCTCTCAAGTCAAATTACATAACCTCTCAAGTCAAGTTACATAACCTCTCAAGTCAAGTTACATAACCTCTCAAGTCAAGTTACATAACCTCTCAAGTCAAGTTACATAACCTCTCAAATCAGGTTACACAACCTCTCAAGTCAAATTACATAACCTCTCAAGTCAAAGACTACAGTCACTCACTGAAGCGGTATTAAAGggatgagtcccaaatggtactCTAATCCATATATAGtagtcagtggaggctggtgaggggaggacgtctcataataatgactggaacGGAACTCatagaatggcatcaaacacatagaaaccatgtgtttgataccgttccaccgattccgctccagccattaccatgaacccgtcctccccaattatggTGCCACCAACCCCCTGTGATAGTAGTGGGGGAATGGGgttccatttggaatgcagaACAGGTATCTGTGGCCTTTTCATAAGTCCTCAACAATCTTCCCTTGAGGGGAGAGCTGCTGCAGTGTTGCTGCTGCTGTAACAGAGAGGCTGCTGGGACTTGAAAGGGTAACACAGGAAGTGATGGGGTCAGAGGTGGTGGCTAACGCTGGGTTAAAGGCTGGGAGGATTCTGTGGGAAGACTTCTAGCCGGCTAAGATTAGCCTGGAGCGTTGGAGCTTGTAACTGACTCTGTGTGGGAGCAGCGTTACAACCATAGAAGAGTCCATAAGCGAATGTTGACATTATACACAAAGAGGCAGCAATGTTGGTGGTTGGTTCTTCAAGCTGTCTGCATTGTAAATCAATGTGGGGTATTTTTCATGTTACTTATTATGTGTGTCCATTGGGAGCAGTGATTATGACATTCTATTTATCTGAATACTAATTGAATAATTAAATGTTGAAGCTTACATTGTATTGTGTAACACACTTTTGTCATAGgccagtacagtcgtggccaaaagttttgagaatgacacaaatatgaattttcacaaagtctgctgcctcagtttgtatgatggcaatttgcatatactccagaatgttatgaagagtgatcagatgaattgcaattaattgcaaagtccctctttgccatgcaaatgaactgaatccccc
Coding sequences:
- the LOC139555258 gene encoding thyroid hormone receptor-associated protein 3-like, which produces MSKAPDCPARTRSRSKSRSRSCTRSRSRSRSRSRSRKHRYSSRSRSRSRSHSPSHGRNYPTRDYQNNRGYQRGYNRGFRRPFYFRGRTRGFYPRHGYQRGGNSYGYRANNWQGGGYRDGPPHDQDQHGPHSPRRGRSRSRTPRKRSGSRSHSRSRFSDRSSSRGSRRSRRRHSSSSRSSSPRNRRSSPGSGKPGSKDVKDKTTPAEVKEERGEAGEQAGGEGSSHDKASAGKWQGLSDYNTSPKRSSPAVGAKQGKSDPKGSLWRTMGSTGSVPSTKSPPGSTKAGPTASTSGFGFFGKEDPTRADDKTAISSAFKKFLAENKNKKQQAAEWENGQDGDSREKGNSKIGGGLFNITAASFSSKADKSLPFLERAEEAFLKSQAAEREEEEEEVVKPKGATLTTRDVFGKWEDEPHYYPPGKDEERRRDTAEDVDEDLEHMEEELYRSRKQASKKEEKSKRKEKKKEKEKEKSSRRSPSPVSAAVPPRGSGSGEDRPLALFPINRSESHLARPSGKREGLEHSINTFDEMPSSSGSLTKERGMSRDLVHPSKKDSGQFRSIFQHIQAAQLQRSPSELFAQHIVTIVHYIKAQHFPSSGMTLSERFAMYQRKAAEMELIKQRKSPEIHRRIDVSPSAFTRHSHLLEELEDCSYKDRGRTAKTDPMDLRLDIERRKRFSGKEPGQRDRGKGSQGPSQERSSEKSSKRHKKSKKNKKNRDRSPSSSSSSSSPSPFRGGFRGKDHMMGEEMEHMDQGYSKPRFGSRDYEGPMDRGPPRDYKGPMDRGPPRDYEGPMDRGPPRDFEGPMDRGRGRGSGGGFLPRLRGGGRGWNRGNYQGNTSSNGNPPPNMNTAPPERPPDEDWDPEYTPKSRKYYFHDDREDEKTWLESCGRGVFPHSRGRFIYRKGGRSPNKWTHDMFQTGEEGGGNKEEEHHTEMDQKDDNQAAVDPSASSKL